A genomic region of Nostoc sp. UHCC 0702 contains the following coding sequences:
- a CDS encoding tetratricopeptide repeat protein encodes MPKHVGLISLLVVCSLCMPKAVHAQALTPHTLQLDAAKLEKQGLSLAQEAAQLGQFQQFELALPRAKLASQLAPKNDKVWFLLGGLQLQAKDYNAAIAALQKAQSLNPKNADVLFALGSANFQQQKYQAALGHYQAGLQLKPNEPDGWFDLGNTYYMLGRLPDAIAQYNKAVSQNQKFWPAINNIGLIKYEQGDREGAIKQWQTAVSLDKQAAEPLLALAVALYAKGDRQQSLKLGEAALRIDGRYGDLNFLKENLWGQRLLSDTKTFLELPSIQAALEQQASPQPTQ; translated from the coding sequence GTGCCTAAACACGTTGGATTGATTTCTCTTCTGGTTGTCTGTAGTTTGTGTATGCCAAAGGCAGTTCATGCACAGGCGCTAACACCCCATACACTGCAACTAGATGCAGCAAAGTTGGAGAAGCAGGGGTTGAGTTTAGCACAAGAGGCTGCTCAACTAGGACAGTTTCAACAGTTTGAGTTGGCTTTGCCACGCGCTAAGCTGGCCAGTCAACTAGCTCCTAAAAATGATAAGGTGTGGTTTTTGTTGGGTGGTTTGCAATTGCAAGCCAAAGATTATAATGCAGCAATAGCAGCATTGCAAAAGGCCCAATCTCTCAATCCTAAAAATGCCGACGTTCTATTTGCTTTGGGTTCGGCTAATTTTCAACAACAAAAATATCAAGCAGCACTTGGTCACTACCAGGCGGGTTTGCAGTTGAAACCCAATGAGCCGGATGGGTGGTTTGATTTGGGAAATACTTACTATATGTTGGGTCGATTGCCAGATGCGATCGCTCAGTATAACAAAGCTGTCTCTCAAAATCAAAAATTCTGGCCGGCGATTAATAACATTGGCTTAATCAAATATGAGCAGGGTGATCGTGAAGGAGCGATTAAGCAATGGCAAACTGCTGTTAGTCTTGATAAGCAAGCTGCTGAACCATTATTAGCCCTAGCAGTGGCACTTTACGCCAAAGGCGATCGCCAACAAAGTCTGAAACTAGGAGAAGCCGCACTCCGCATCGATGGGCGCTATGGCGATTTGAATTTCCTCAAGGAAAATCTCTGGGGCCAACGCTTACTTTCTGATACGAAAACATTCCTAGAACTACCCAGTATCCAAGCTGCCCTAGAGCAACAAGCAAGCCCACAGCCTACACAATAG
- a CDS encoding GNAT family N-acetyltransferase — protein MFYLRRASFADLEALVKLRLELLREVDDIQDDTDTAAIAQATRKYLVDKMPQGEFLAWVAEVENQIVATSGLVFFTRPPYNGNSSGLEAYVMNVYTVPIWRGQGIATALLREIISFVKETEAKRIWLHASKDGKPLYEKLGFVSTTKEMEIVWY, from the coding sequence TTGTTTTACCTGCGGCGAGCCAGTTTCGCAGATCTAGAAGCGCTGGTTAAACTGCGCCTTGAACTTCTGCGCGAAGTTGACGATATTCAAGATGATACTGATACCGCAGCGATCGCACAAGCAACCCGAAAGTATCTGGTAGATAAAATGCCCCAAGGTGAATTTTTAGCTTGGGTTGCTGAGGTAGAAAATCAAATTGTTGCCACCAGTGGGTTGGTATTTTTTACACGACCTCCATATAACGGCAATTCCTCCGGCTTGGAAGCCTACGTGATGAACGTTTACACGGTTCCAATATGGCGAGGCCAGGGAATTGCTACAGCACTTTTAAGAGAAATTATTAGCTTTGTCAAAGAGACTGAGGCAAAACGCATCTGGCTTCACGCTAGCAAGGATGGTAAACCTCTGTATGAAAAGCTTGGTTTTGTCTCAACTACAAAAGAAATGGAAATTGTTTGGTACTGA
- a CDS encoding efflux RND transporter periplasmic adaptor subunit → MKLDTSHPVESPALVREVKKKGKHKWLFWLLALCLLGGIGYTVYKRFPLPLGQQATRTEPTRPVQRQNLTITVSANGEVKPERSINLSPKNSGILKSLLVKEGDIVKQGQILANMDDSNLQGQLTSARGQLAQAEANLQKAQAGNRPQDIAQSQAQLDEAQANLQKVRAGNRSQDIAQAQARLQSAQAAFNKAEDDFRRNQQLYTAGGISLQTLNQTRADRDSAQATVNEAQQALALQKAGSRSEDIEQAQAVVKQRQEALALLKAGTRTEDVDAARAQVTSARGSLQNIQAEINDTIIRAPFDGVVTKKYADPGAFVTPTTASSDVSSATSSSILALATTNEVVANLAETNVSKISLGQKVTITADAYPGKTFEGKVRQIAAQAVVEQNVTSFEVRVSLSDPERLLRSGMNVAADFQVGQLENVLVVPTASVVRRENATGVYVVGENNEHVFTRIETGITVDKFTEVKSGLKGNERVFLSFPPGSRPQSTPRGGVFPGVGGGGGRSSGGGSRGGNP, encoded by the coding sequence ATGAAACTTGATACATCACATCCTGTAGAATCCCCGGCTTTAGTTCGAGAAGTGAAAAAAAAAGGCAAGCATAAGTGGCTATTTTGGTTACTTGCTCTTTGCCTTCTCGGTGGAATTGGCTACACAGTTTATAAACGCTTCCCTCTCCCTTTAGGTCAACAAGCAACACGCACTGAACCGACACGGCCTGTACAAAGGCAAAATCTGACAATTACAGTTTCAGCCAACGGAGAGGTAAAGCCTGAACGCTCAATCAACCTCAGCCCGAAAAATTCAGGCATACTTAAAAGCCTGTTGGTGAAAGAAGGAGATATCGTCAAACAAGGACAGATTTTAGCTAACATGGACGATTCCAACCTGCAAGGGCAACTCACTTCTGCACGAGGACAGTTGGCACAAGCCGAGGCAAATCTGCAAAAGGCCCAAGCAGGGAATCGCCCTCAAGATATTGCCCAATCACAGGCGCAACTAGACGAAGCCCAGGCGAATCTGCAAAAAGTGCGAGCCGGAAATCGCTCTCAAGATATTGCCCAAGCACAGGCACGTTTACAAAGCGCTCAAGCCGCCTTCAATAAAGCCGAAGATGATTTTCGCCGCAATCAGCAACTTTACACTGCTGGTGGTATTTCCCTTCAGACTCTCAACCAAACTCGTGCAGATCGTGATAGCGCTCAAGCCACTGTAAATGAAGCACAGCAAGCACTTGCATTGCAAAAAGCTGGTTCCCGCTCAGAAGATATCGAGCAAGCACAAGCTGTAGTGAAGCAGAGACAGGAAGCTTTGGCACTTCTCAAAGCAGGAACGCGCACTGAAGATGTAGATGCAGCCCGCGCTCAGGTGACATCTGCTCGTGGTTCGCTGCAAAACATCCAAGCCGAAATCAATGACACAATTATTCGCGCACCCTTTGATGGTGTGGTGACGAAAAAGTACGCCGATCCTGGGGCATTTGTAACGCCCACAACTGCCAGTAGTGACGTATCTTCTGCAACTTCTTCTTCAATTTTGGCTTTAGCTACCACAAATGAAGTGGTAGCTAATTTAGCCGAAACAAATGTTTCAAAAATCAGCCTTGGTCAAAAAGTTACCATTACGGCTGATGCCTACCCCGGAAAAACCTTTGAAGGTAAAGTCAGGCAAATTGCTGCCCAAGCTGTTGTAGAGCAAAATGTCACCAGTTTTGAAGTGAGGGTATCACTTTCTGACCCCGAAAGGTTGCTACGGTCTGGGATGAATGTGGCAGCAGATTTTCAAGTTGGTCAATTGGAAAATGTCTTAGTAGTGCCAACAGCCTCAGTAGTACGCCGAGAAAATGCCACAGGCGTATATGTGGTAGGAGAGAATAACGAACATGTATTCACTCGCATTGAGACTGGCATTACCGTAGATAAGTTTACAGAAGTTAAGTCTGGATTGAAAGGCAACGAGAGAGTATTTCTCAGCTTCCCACCAGGGTCAAGACCGCAATCAACACCACGAGGAGGAGTTTTCCCTGGTGTAGGAGGAGGAGGAGGGCGTTCTTCGGGCGGTGGTTCACGGGGTGGTAATCCTTAA
- the rpoD gene encoding RNA polymerase sigma factor RpoD, whose translation MNQANNVLESIYQPDLEMINQPELELEELLIDEEEDLLIADEGEIDEFLEPQSDEDDAKSGKAAKSRRRTQSKKKHYTEDSIRLYLQEIGRIRLLRADEEIELARKIADLLELERVRERLYEKLEREPRDIEWAEAVQLPLPAFRYRLHVGRRAKDKMVQSNLRLVVSIAKKYMNRGLSFQDLIQEGSLGLIRAAEKFDHEKGYKFSTYATWWIRQAITRAIADQSRTIRLPVHLYETISRIKKTTKLLSQEMGRKPTEEEIATRMEMTIEKLRFIAKSAQLPISLETPIGKEEDSRLGDFIESDGETPEDQVSKNLLREDLEKVLDSLSPRERDVLRLRYGLDDGRMKTLEEIGQIFNVTRERIRQIEAKALRKLRHPNRNSVLKEYIR comes from the coding sequence ATGAACCAGGCTAACAACGTACTCGAAAGCATATATCAGCCTGACCTAGAAATGATAAATCAGCCTGAACTCGAGTTAGAAGAACTCTTAATTGATGAAGAAGAGGACTTGCTGATTGCAGATGAGGGCGAAATTGATGAGTTTTTAGAGCCTCAGTCTGATGAGGACGACGCAAAGTCTGGAAAAGCCGCTAAGTCGCGTCGTCGGACACAAAGCAAGAAAAAGCATTACACGGAAGATTCCATTCGCCTTTACTTGCAAGAAATTGGTCGAATTCGCCTGTTGCGGGCAGACGAAGAGATCGAATTGGCGCGGAAAATAGCTGATTTACTGGAATTAGAGAGGGTAAGAGAAAGACTTTACGAAAAGTTAGAACGTGAACCCAGGGACATTGAATGGGCAGAAGCAGTGCAATTGCCATTGCCAGCATTTCGCTATCGCCTGCATGTGGGTCGCCGGGCAAAAGATAAGATGGTGCAATCAAACCTGCGCCTTGTGGTTTCAATTGCCAAGAAGTACATGAATCGTGGTTTGTCCTTTCAAGATTTGATTCAAGAAGGCAGTCTCGGTTTGATTCGTGCTGCAGAAAAATTTGACCATGAAAAAGGTTATAAGTTTTCTACATACGCTACATGGTGGATTCGTCAAGCAATTACCAGAGCGATCGCAGATCAATCTCGTACTATCCGTTTGCCAGTCCATCTCTACGAAACCATCTCGCGGATTAAGAAAACCACCAAATTACTTTCTCAAGAAATGGGTCGCAAACCCACCGAAGAAGAAATTGCTACTCGCATGGAAATGACCATCGAGAAGTTGCGGTTTATTGCTAAATCTGCCCAATTGCCCATTTCATTAGAAACGCCCATCGGTAAAGAAGAAGATTCTCGATTGGGCGATTTTATTGAGTCTGATGGTGAAACTCCTGAAGATCAAGTTTCCAAAAATCTTTTGCGCGAAGACTTAGAAAAAGTCCTCGATAGCCTCAGTCCTCGTGAACGTGATGTTTTGCGACTCCGCTATGGCTTAGATGATGGACGCATGAAGACTCTTGAGGAAATTGGACAGATTTTCAACGTTACCCGCGAACGGATTCGTCAAATTGAGGCTAAAGCACTCCGCAAGTTACGCCATCCCAATCGTAACAGCGTCCTCAAGGAATATATTCGGTAG
- the gyrA gene encoding DNA topoisomerase (ATP-hydrolyzing) subunit A, whose protein sequence is MAKQLNLLSTGQVITTALHTEMQRSYLEYAMSVIVGRALPDVRDGLKPVHRRILYAMHELGLTPDRPYRKCARVVGDVLGKYHPHGDQAVYDALVRLVQEFSSRYPLLAGHGNFGSVDNDPPAAMRYTETRLAPISHEGMLTEIGEETVEFVGNFDNSQQEPSVLPAQLPFLLLNGCTGIAVGMATNIPPHNLGELVDGLISLIDQPDLADEKLLELIPGPDFPTGGEIVGDTGIREAYTTGRGGIVLRGVANLEEIPPTRGSKRRTAIVITELPYQVNKAGWIEKVADLVNQGRLQGISDIRDESDREGMRVVIELKRDTNPQEILQHLYHQTALQTNFGAILLAIVDGQPRQLSLRQLLQEFLNFREQTLNRRYSYEFGKAENRLHVVEGLLKALSNLDEVIEILRRAADGSTAKMTLCSRLELTEGQADAILAMPLRRLTSLEQQNLQREFEELSEQIALLQKLLNDRRELLKALKKDLRSLKRKYSDERRTKIVGEQKEQGSRGAKEQGSRKTDEDEDNPKFKIQNLKSEQPAEEVVLEFTQRGYVRRIQVSGKKPKTENGLQDNDFIIQTELTDTDKDLLVLTSGGKVYPVSVGDIPATTGRSPRGTPLITTLSSTAQGTTEAVIRRFLLPENLDTQQMIMLTKQGRIKRLSLEEFTSLTRRGITILKLKDDDELSFTQFATTGQHVILASSGGRLLRFAVNDEQLPVMGRTAMGLQAFRLLRNQQMVGCVTVGKDDELLLVTQEGYAKRMPASQLRAANRGDLGTQALKFALKTDNLAGMVTAIASGEVALVTNKERVVRLRVETVPILGKDVKGESILQLNRDEKIITVAEIRS, encoded by the coding sequence ATGGCAAAACAGTTAAACCTTCTCTCAACGGGACAGGTCATCACAACAGCCCTGCATACAGAAATGCAACGGTCTTACTTAGAATATGCCATGAGTGTGATTGTTGGACGGGCGTTGCCAGACGTGCGTGATGGCTTAAAACCAGTGCATCGGCGGATTTTATATGCCATGCACGAACTGGGGCTGACACCAGATCGACCTTATCGTAAATGCGCTCGTGTGGTGGGAGACGTGCTAGGTAAATACCATCCCCACGGCGATCAAGCAGTTTACGATGCCTTGGTGAGGCTGGTGCAGGAATTTTCCAGCCGCTATCCTTTATTGGCAGGACATGGTAACTTTGGCAGCGTCGATAATGATCCACCAGCGGCGATGCGTTACACAGAAACGCGTCTGGCACCCATCAGCCATGAGGGAATGCTGACGGAAATTGGCGAAGAAACTGTGGAATTTGTGGGTAACTTTGATAATTCCCAACAAGAGCCAAGTGTATTACCTGCCCAGTTGCCGTTTTTGTTGCTCAATGGCTGTACTGGGATTGCTGTGGGGATGGCGACGAATATCCCCCCACACAATTTAGGGGAATTAGTCGATGGCTTGATTTCCTTAATCGATCAACCAGATTTAGCAGATGAAAAATTATTGGAATTAATTCCGGGGCCAGACTTTCCTACAGGTGGCGAAATAGTTGGTGATACTGGAATTCGAGAAGCATACACCACTGGTAGAGGCGGGATTGTGCTGCGAGGAGTCGCCAATTTAGAAGAGATTCCACCTACTAGAGGGAGCAAGCGGCGCACAGCAATTGTGATTACAGAATTGCCTTATCAAGTCAATAAGGCAGGCTGGATTGAGAAAGTAGCCGATTTAGTAAATCAAGGACGTTTGCAAGGAATTTCTGACATTCGGGACGAAAGCGATCGCGAAGGTATGCGAGTAGTAATTGAACTCAAACGCGATACTAACCCACAGGAAATTCTCCAGCATTTATATCATCAAACCGCTTTGCAAACTAACTTTGGGGCGATTCTTTTAGCGATAGTCGATGGACAACCCCGCCAGTTAAGTTTACGGCAGTTGTTACAAGAATTTTTGAATTTCCGCGAACAAACGCTCAATCGTCGTTACAGTTACGAGTTTGGCAAAGCGGAAAATCGGCTGCATGTGGTAGAAGGTTTACTCAAAGCGTTGTCTAACTTAGATGAGGTCATCGAAATTTTGCGACGAGCTGCCGATGGCAGTACAGCAAAAATGACCCTTTGTAGCCGATTAGAATTGACTGAGGGACAAGCAGATGCAATTTTGGCTATGCCATTGCGCCGCCTCACCAGTTTAGAACAGCAGAACTTGCAAAGGGAGTTTGAGGAACTCAGCGAACAAATTGCCCTATTGCAAAAGTTACTGAACGATCGCCGGGAATTACTCAAGGCGCTGAAAAAAGATTTGCGATCGCTCAAGCGCAAGTATAGCGATGAGAGGCGGACGAAGATAGTAGGGGAGCAGAAGGAGCAGGGGAGCAGGGGAGCAAAAGAGCAGGGGAGCAGAAAAACAGACGAGGATGAAGATAATCCAAAATTCAAAATCCAAAATCTAAAATCAGAACAGCCAGCAGAAGAAGTAGTTTTAGAATTTACCCAAAGGGGGTATGTACGCCGCATTCAGGTATCAGGGAAAAAGCCGAAAACTGAAAATGGTTTACAAGATAATGATTTTATTATCCAAACTGAGTTAACCGACACAGACAAAGATTTGTTGGTATTAACGAGTGGTGGCAAAGTTTATCCTGTGAGTGTAGGAGATATCCCCGCTACTACTGGACGTTCTCCACGGGGAACACCATTAATTACGACACTCAGTAGTACTGCTCAAGGTACTACTGAAGCTGTTATTCGCCGCTTTTTACTGCCGGAAAATTTAGACACCCAGCAGATGATAATGCTGACAAAGCAGGGACGAATTAAGCGCCTGTCTTTGGAGGAATTTACCAGCTTGACTCGTCGCGGCATTACAATTTTGAAGCTCAAAGACGATGATGAATTGTCGTTTACCCAGTTCGCCACTACAGGACAACATGTGATTTTAGCTAGTTCTGGTGGTCGCTTGTTGCGGTTTGCAGTCAATGATGAACAACTACCAGTTATGGGACGCACAGCGATGGGTTTACAAGCATTCCGGCTATTGAGAAATCAGCAAATGGTTGGCTGTGTGACTGTAGGTAAAGATGACGAGTTGTTGCTAGTTACTCAAGAAGGATATGCTAAGCGGATGCCTGCGAGTCAGTTAAGAGCAGCCAATCGCGGCGATTTAGGCACGCAAGCGCTGAAATTCGCTCTTAAAACTGATAATCTAGCTGGTATGGTGACGGCGATCGCTTCTGGTGAAGTGGCGCTGGTGACTAACAAAGAGCGAGTAGTACGGTTAAGAGTGGAGACAGTACCTATTTTGGGTAAAGATGTCAAAGGTGAAAGTATCCTGCAACTCAACCGCGATGAAAAAATCATCACCGTCGCCGAAATCCGCTCATAG
- a CDS encoding response regulator produces MKTVLIVEDDLINARVFSKILTKRGGLDVKHTENVEEVIKIAQSGEADLILMDVSLSRSVYQGQSVDGIKITQMLKSDPQTANLPVILVTAHAMEGDRENFLKQSGADGYISKPVVDHQLFVDQIIALLP; encoded by the coding sequence ATGAAAACCGTTTTGATTGTTGAAGACGATCTAATTAATGCTCGCGTTTTTTCCAAAATTTTGACCAAGCGGGGTGGCTTGGATGTGAAACACACTGAAAATGTGGAAGAAGTCATAAAAATTGCCCAATCAGGAGAAGCAGACCTGATTCTAATGGATGTTTCTCTCTCCAGAAGCGTGTACCAAGGTCAATCTGTTGATGGCATCAAGATTACACAAATGTTAAAATCTGATCCACAAACAGCCAACTTACCTGTTATTTTAGTAACCGCACACGCCATGGAAGGCGATCGCGAGAACTTTCTCAAGCAAAGCGGCGCCGATGGCTACATTTCTAAACCTGTTGTAGACCATCAACTGTTTGTTGACCAAATCATCGCACTCCTCCCTTAA
- a CDS encoding TetR/AcrR family transcriptional regulator: MARKAKITNQQILEAAREVFLQKGFGGSTLEIAQLAGISEASIFKRFSTKEELFFAALGIPEKPPWFKEVETLAGKGNLKENLTLVCLQILEFYSEIMPRLIMLRSRGNALPEPEFAGQEPRPIRDVKVLTAFLEREMSLGRLDPCEPQIVAHILLGSLMNYVFSNQMSSSVNSPTDETLTDNCFQPSHGVATEKLPTGSSSKQISGVLPVAASASKDSSTIPSSFVESLVETLWQGIAPKQG, translated from the coding sequence ATGGCTCGTAAAGCTAAAATTACTAATCAGCAAATCTTAGAAGCTGCCCGTGAAGTTTTCTTACAAAAAGGCTTTGGTGGTTCAACCTTAGAAATTGCCCAACTAGCTGGTATTTCCGAGGCTTCAATTTTCAAGCGCTTCTCAACAAAAGAAGAATTGTTCTTTGCAGCCTTGGGAATTCCAGAAAAACCTCCCTGGTTTAAAGAGGTGGAAACTCTTGCTGGCAAAGGCAATCTTAAAGAAAACCTAACTTTAGTCTGCCTCCAGATTCTAGAATTCTATAGTGAGATAATGCCTCGACTAATCATGCTGCGTTCTAGAGGCAATGCTCTCCCAGAACCAGAATTTGCAGGTCAAGAGCCTAGACCCATCCGAGATGTTAAAGTCCTGACAGCTTTCTTAGAACGTGAGATGAGCCTTGGTCGGCTTGACCCTTGCGAACCACAAATAGTAGCTCATATCTTACTTGGTTCGCTAATGAACTACGTTTTTTCAAACCAGATGTCGTCCTCTGTAAATTCGCCCACAGATGAAACATTAACCGATAATTGTTTCCAACCAAGCCACGGTGTAGCTACAGAGAAGTTGCCAACAGGGTCTTCCTCTAAACAAATTTCTGGAGTTCTCCCAGTTGCAGCAAGCGCCTCAAAAGACTCGTCAACAATACCATCTTCGTTTGTCGAAAGTCTTGTAGAAACTCTCTGGCAGGGAATTGCACCCAAACAAGGTTAA
- a CDS encoding high light inducible protein produces MTNATTAKTTTPVIEDRNAWRWGFTPQAEIWNGRLAMIGFLAAVLIELFSGQGFLHFWGIL; encoded by the coding sequence ATGACAAATGCAACTACAGCAAAAACTACCACCCCTGTAATTGAAGATCGCAACGCTTGGCGTTGGGGTTTTACTCCCCAAGCAGAAATTTGGAACGGTCGTTTGGCAATGATTGGCTTTTTAGCAGCCGTTTTGATTGAATTATTTTCCGGTCAAGGCTTCCTCCACTTTTGGGGCATTCTCTAA
- a CDS encoding fasciclin domain-containing protein: MKASKRVVEKALFNIIAIAGLVALSACAEPRRETPTTNLPPVTQPPTIPTVTPPLTTTSPVTPSPVGTTANRNLAQLGQSAASQGQFQTLIRAVQAAGLNDQLTTPGPYTVFAPTDAAFAALPKATLDNLLKPENKQKLVKLLAYHVVPGQVTSSQLTSGQVKTIEGTPVTVKVDNTSKTITVNGAKVTQADIPASNGIVHIVDKVILPPNFPASLNTKSTPSPTSTPPQ; this comes from the coding sequence ATGAAAGCAAGCAAACGCGTAGTAGAAAAAGCATTGTTCAATATTATTGCGATCGCTGGTCTGGTTGCTCTATCTGCTTGTGCTGAACCCAGAAGGGAAACTCCAACAACAAATCTCCCTCCTGTCACCCAACCTCCCACAATCCCTACTGTCACGCCTCCCCTCACAACTACTTCCCCTGTTACTCCTAGTCCTGTCGGCACAACTGCCAACCGGAATTTAGCACAACTGGGACAGTCGGCAGCAAGCCAGGGACAGTTTCAAACCCTAATACGGGCAGTGCAAGCCGCAGGCTTAAATGATCAGTTGACTACACCAGGGCCTTACACAGTATTTGCACCTACTGACGCTGCTTTTGCTGCCTTACCAAAAGCAACTTTAGATAACCTATTAAAGCCAGAAAATAAACAGAAATTAGTAAAGCTTCTTGCTTACCACGTTGTACCAGGTCAAGTTACCTCTAGCCAACTCACATCTGGACAAGTCAAAACAATAGAGGGTACTCCCGTCACAGTAAAGGTTGATAATACTAGCAAAACAATCACGGTTAACGGTGCAAAGGTGACTCAGGCAGACATTCCAGCCAGCAATGGCATTGTACACATAGTTGACAAGGTAATTCTGCCACCAAACTTTCCAGCTAGTTTAAACACAAAATCAACACCGTCACCAACATCAACACCACCACAGTAA